One genomic segment of Amycolatopsis sp. Hca4 includes these proteins:
- a CDS encoding type I polyketide synthase: MDTTGFYADLAALGLHYGPVFQGVRAVWRGDDGDWFAEVELPEDAHQGGLGLHPALLDAALHAIRFVRSEDRDRDEGPALPFAWRDVDLHAQGAGTLRVRLHRAEDESVRLTAADATGAPVITVGALALRAIPAETAPSTRDGLFGIDWTPATATAEATEVAVAGADPWQVADALRGHGVDVRTAPGLTALGTPPGVVLVSVEATGELPQAAHAAAGRALELVREWLAVTDSGSASRLVVLTRGAHADCPAAAAVWGLVRSARSENPGRFALVDLDTGDLDPAALARVVAGEDTEALIRDGEVLAGRLVRATTGAPEAALAGNAGRPLPTDPAPTAAWDPTRPVLITGGTGGLGRLLARHLTAQGFRHLVLTSRRGPAAEGIDALVAELGAAGSRVQVLACDLTDPAATAGLVARCGELTAVVHAAGVLDDGLVTSLTPDRLHPVLAAKADGAWHLHEATRHLPLAGFVTFSSLAGVLGGRGQGNYAAGNAFLDALAAHRRAQGLPGRSIAWGSWEPAGGMTATLSVADLERMRRSGFPPLPVATGLALFDAARGADRALVVATGFDAAALRARDELPEVLRGLVRVPQRRAAVRGTQPVAALGDRLAGLSRGEQQDTVLGAVRTQVARVLGHGDAGSVGATESFKDLGFDSLTAVELRNGLTTATGLKLPATLVFDYPTTSLLAEYLLGKLAPVSQAPAGSLVDELDRLEALLDPKTAKGRDGERILHRLESLTARVRQLSYPQPAKNEGRTDDDLSTVSVDELFSIIDQGFGSGQD; the protein is encoded by the coding sequence GTGGACACCACCGGGTTCTACGCGGACTTGGCCGCCCTCGGCCTGCACTACGGCCCGGTGTTCCAGGGCGTGCGCGCGGTCTGGCGGGGCGACGACGGCGACTGGTTCGCCGAGGTCGAGCTGCCCGAGGACGCCCACCAAGGCGGCCTGGGCCTGCACCCGGCGCTGCTGGACGCCGCCCTGCACGCCATCCGCTTCGTGCGTTCGGAAGACCGCGACCGGGACGAAGGCCCGGCCCTGCCGTTCGCTTGGCGCGACGTCGACCTGCACGCGCAGGGCGCCGGCACGCTGCGGGTCCGGCTGCACCGCGCCGAAGACGAGTCCGTCCGCCTGACCGCGGCCGACGCCACCGGAGCACCGGTGATCACGGTCGGTGCGCTGGCGCTGCGGGCCATCCCGGCGGAGACCGCGCCGAGCACCCGCGACGGCCTGTTCGGCATCGACTGGACACCGGCCACGGCCACGGCCGAAGCCACGGAGGTGGCCGTGGCCGGAGCCGACCCCTGGCAGGTCGCGGACGCCCTGCGCGGCCACGGCGTCGACGTGCGCACCGCACCCGGCCTGACCGCGCTGGGCACCCCGCCCGGGGTGGTGCTGGTGAGCGTGGAGGCCACGGGAGAGCTGCCGCAGGCCGCCCACGCGGCCGCCGGCCGCGCGCTCGAACTCGTCCGGGAGTGGCTGGCGGTGACCGACTCCGGATCCGCCTCCCGCCTGGTGGTGCTGACCCGCGGCGCCCACGCGGACTGCCCGGCCGCGGCCGCGGTCTGGGGCCTGGTGCGCAGCGCCCGGTCGGAGAACCCGGGCCGCTTCGCCTTGGTGGACCTGGACACCGGCGACCTCGACCCGGCCGCACTGGCCCGGGTCGTGGCCGGCGAGGACACCGAAGCCCTGATCCGGGACGGCGAGGTACTGGCGGGCCGCCTGGTTCGCGCGACCACCGGCGCTCCCGAGGCCGCGCTCGCCGGGAATGCCGGGCGGCCGCTGCCCACCGACCCGGCGCCGACCGCGGCCTGGGACCCGACGCGGCCCGTCCTGATCACCGGCGGCACCGGCGGTCTCGGCCGGCTGCTGGCCCGGCACCTCACCGCACAAGGCTTCCGCCACCTGGTACTCACCTCCCGACGGGGCCCGGCGGCCGAGGGCATCGATGCGCTCGTCGCCGAACTGGGCGCCGCCGGCTCCCGGGTGCAGGTGCTCGCCTGTGACCTCACCGATCCTGCGGCCACCGCCGGCCTGGTCGCCCGCTGCGGCGAACTCACCGCCGTGGTGCACGCCGCCGGGGTGCTGGACGACGGCCTGGTCACCTCGCTCACCCCGGACCGCCTGCACCCCGTGCTGGCGGCCAAGGCCGACGGGGCCTGGCACCTGCACGAGGCCACCCGGCACCTGCCGCTGGCCGGGTTCGTCACCTTCTCGTCGCTGGCCGGGGTGCTGGGCGGCCGCGGGCAGGGCAACTACGCGGCCGGCAACGCCTTCCTCGACGCCCTGGCCGCCCACCGCCGCGCCCAGGGCCTGCCGGGGCGGTCCATCGCCTGGGGTTCCTGGGAGCCTGCCGGCGGCATGACGGCCACATTGTCGGTCGCCGACCTGGAGCGGATGCGGCGGTCCGGCTTCCCGCCGCTGCCGGTCGCGACCGGGCTGGCCCTCTTCGATGCCGCCCGCGGCGCCGATCGCGCGCTGGTGGTGGCGACCGGGTTCGACGCGGCCGCGTTGCGGGCCCGGGACGAGCTGCCGGAGGTGCTGCGCGGGCTCGTCCGCGTGCCGCAGCGCCGAGCCGCGGTCCGCGGCACCCAGCCGGTGGCCGCGCTCGGCGACCGGCTGGCCGGCCTGTCCCGCGGCGAACAGCAGGACACGGTGCTCGGCGCGGTGCGCACCCAGGTCGCCCGGGTGCTCGGGCACGGCGACGCCGGATCCGTCGGCGCCACGGAAAGCTTCAAGGACCTCGGGTTCGATTCGCTGACCGCCGTCGAGCTGCGCAACGGCCTCACCACGGCCACCGGGCTCAAGCTGCCGGCCACCCTCGTCTTCGACTACCCGACGACGTCGCTGCTGGCCGAGTACCTGCTGGGCAAGCTGGCGCCGGTGAGCCAGGCCCCGGCCGGGTCCCTGGTGGACGAGCTGGACCGGCTGGAAGCCCTGCTCGACCCGAAGACCGCGAAGGGCCGGGACGGCGAGCGGATCCTGCACCGGCTGGAAAGCCTGACCGCACGAGTCCGGCAATTGTCCTACCCCCAACCGGCCAAGAATGAGGGCCGGACCGATGACGACCTCAGCACCGTCTCCGTCGACGAGCTGTTCTCGATCATCGATCAGGGTTTCGGTTCCGGACAGGACTGA